The sequence below is a genomic window from Candidatus Neomarinimicrobiota bacterium.
TGTGGAGGCTGGATCCCAGCGGCAGGATGAAGGCTCGTCTTAGCTTTAAGGGATACCGTAGTGGACACATGATGTATCTACGCCGGGAAGACCTTGAAACATCAAATGAAGATATTCGGATATTCATCAAGAAAACGACCCCGGGTAAGGACATACCGGCGAAGTATTAGGCAGGGTTCTCTTTAGTTACCGCTCCAGCCGCACCAGTCATCGCTGCCCATGCCGATGGGTGAACCTGCCGGTGGATCCACCGGCTCTGGCACAGTGACTGAAGACGGGTCGTCAATAAACTGCTGAATGAGATGGGTGGCATAGCCGTAATGGGCTTTTAGGCCTTCGTCCCGTTCTCTCCTCTTCTGACTATTGAGCCATTCACTCAATTCACTAATTTTCATCATAGCCACGGCCTTTACCTGGTGAGAGGCTGAACCGTGGTTGGCCAGCGCCATGAGGTAATGCAGGGTTACCATGTCTACTTCTTTCTGGATCTCACCGTCAAGACCGTTTTCACGGTTGGCATACCAGGTGTTTTTTAAAACGGTGTTAATCACTTCATCAAGCCCCGGATTTTTCGAATCTCTGGCGTGGTATTCCACAAGCCTGGCTGCTCTTTCGTGATGAAGGACCATCCGCATGGTTAACCCGGCCGCTGTTTCCGCTGCCGCAAGGGCGTCGAAAGCGACACCAGTGTGAACATTGAATGTTTCCCTTGTTCGCGGGTAACCGAAAGCTCTGGGGGGGATTAGATTAAGCACATCTGCCGGAATGGCCAGTGCCTTAGGTGTCACTGTATTCATGAGGGCATCCAGAGCTCTCCGCTGTTCTTTTGGATCTACAATCTTTACCACTGGCTGGCCGTCTCCGCGGACAGCGTAACGAAATTCCAGACCACCCACCACTTTCGAGGCGGCCTCTAGCTGATAGCGGTGATGTAGGTAAAGAGGTACCAATACCTCTTCCAGAGATGAGTAGGGTGCTCCCTCTCTAATATTGGCTTCACCAAAGTTGGACAGGGCGATGCCTCTCACCTTCATGAGGTGGTTCAGCTGATCAACAGCATTTTCACCGTTATCCCAAAGGTGTGCCTGGGGGTGGGCGCTTCCCTGCGGCCGGGCGTCCTGATCTGTGATGAACCAGAGGCCTCGATTCCAGGCATTACTTAAAACTTTTTCCAGTTCGCTGTTTTCATTGGTTCCTTTAGGAAAATCCCTGTAAGCGTACTCCACAGCCACCTTATCCCATTCACCAATATCCGTATCGTAGGCACGGGACCAGTCTAGAGTGCCGTTGCTGCGTATTTTCATCATGGGATGCGGATAGTCCATGACTGAAGCTCGGTCCTGAGTACTTGAGATGTAGTTGTGAGGAAGTCCTAAAGTGTGACCAATTTCATGGGCTACAAGCTGGCGAAGACGGGCCAGAGCCAATTCTCTTATGTCATTGGGGACTTTTGTCCCATCTTCGTAGGGTGCCATGAGACCCTCGGCAATGAGGTAATCCTGCCTTAGCCTGAGGGAACCCAATACTACGTGACCCTTTAAAATCTCTCCCGTCCGGGGATCGCGGACAGAACTGCCATAGGACCATCCTCTCGTTGCCCGGTGGACCCAGTTTACGACGTTGTAGCGAATATCCATGGGGCTGACATCTTCAGGAAGCAATTTGACCACAAACCCATCTTTATACCCCGCCGCATCGAAGGCCTGGTTCCACCACTTGGCGCCGTCGAAAGCGGCAGAGCGGACAGGTTCCGGCATGCCTGGATCGATGTAGTAAACAATGGGTTCCACCGGTTCACCGCGCCGACCGGAGGGATTCTTTCGATTGAGTCGGTGACGGCTAATCACTTTCTTTACAATGCGCTCATCCAATGGTGTGGCGTAGTCCATGTAGGTCAGACCATTCATGCCGGCACGGGGATCAAACTTCCGTGTTTCATATCCTACTTCAGGAAGTTCAACAAATGCATGGTGTTGCCGGACCGTGACAGCCGAGGCTGTAGGGGAGACATCTCGGATGTAACGCCCTTCGGGTGTTCCCACAAAAGTGAGAGTCACCTCGAATTCAGAATTTTTTGGGAAGTTCTCTGTTCCAGGTAGATAAAAAGCAGAGCGGGATTCATCTATTTTGTAGCTTCCCTGTCGCGACTGTTTCAGTCTACCGGCCACATTATGGGCATCTCGAAGGAAAAATTTTGTGGCGTTTACAAGCACGGCTTTGCCGCTTTCCGCCTCAACTTTAAAACCCCAGTGGGTGGATCGAGCGAAGGCATCCTTCACAGCATTTATTTCAGCCTGGTCTTTCGAGATAGCCCGGAAGGCGTAGTTCTGTTCCACCATAAGTACTTTGGGACCAATCAGCTCAAACACTACCAGATGACTTCCGCCCAGTTGTGCTCTGTCCAGACCGATATCGTTGGAACCGATACCGGCTGAAAGCGATCTAATATAAAGAAGTTCCTCATCGAACTTGTCGATCTTCATAAATATCTCACCGGTGGCATCATTCCAGTAAAAGTCCATGAAACCTTCATAGGGTTTCATCCCTTTCGTTTTTTCTTGAATGGAGGGCAATTCAGCACCATGGAGTGAGACTATAAAAATTGAAAGGAAGAACAATAAGGTGATGTTTTTGTTACGCATGATTAACCCCTTGTTTGTTGAAAATCTGAAAGAACAATATACAAAAGTGAGCTATGATTCCCACGCCGGGCAAGCGAGGTTTTTGTAATCACACCAGTCACAGTGGTAACCGCTGCAAGGCTCAAACCGTCCGGCACGGATGCCCCGGGCTACATCGGTAATCTTTTCCCGTGTGGCATCGAGTTCCTTTTCCGTGAAAGTGTGGCTGTGCTCAGGCTGTTCCTCATCGCGGAGAAAGTAGAGTGTTGCCGTTTCCGGGATGCCCGCCAGCTTTTCATCTTTAGTTTGCTGGAGATAGAGGCTGTAAATACCGAGCTGGACAGAGTTCTTGGCCGGTGTAGATCGCTTGCTGGTTTTGTAGTCGACCACCTTATTCCCGTTTGAGGAATTGTCTATACGATCAATCATCCCAACGATACGGATGCCATCAAGGTCGAAGGAAAATTTCAATTCCGTATCCAGAACATCTGGCGGTTCCTGTTTGGTATTTTTGACATACCGTTTCAGCATCTCCACCGCCTGTTCTTTCAGCTTTTCTTCACGTTGCATGTAGGCAAATTCCCCACTCTTCCACTCTTCATCAAGAATCTGAAGAATTTGATTTTCGGTTAAATCTCCTCCGGAACCGTGAAAGCGCTCCAGCACCTTGTGAATAATGTTTCCGAATGTGAGCTGTGGCCGGCTAGCTGATTCGGGGATTTTGTCTATCTGTTTAAATCTGTATTTCAGGGGGCACTCCAGGTAGGTTTCAACTGTACTTGCGGAGAGTGACAGGGTCTCTGCTGGAGAGGGGACAAAGCTGTCACTGAGTTCATTCTGCAACTCTGTTTCCCACGGTTCATCGCCCCACTCTATGGTGTCACCAGCCTGAAGCTTGTGGAGAACGTTCAGTGCCTTGATCATCTTTTCAGCGTTGGTGTAGTCATTCTGAGCAACTGCTCGCTGGAGCTTGTCCTGGTACCTCTTTTTCAGGTCTGACGCCATTTAAACCCCGTCCTCTGTCACCGGATTCTCCCTGTCGATTTCATGAACCAATGATTTGTCCAACTCCTTAACAAAAACTGAGGTTGCTTTCGACGGCGCTAGCAGAAAAAGCCTTTCTTGTGCTCTGGTGACAGCAACGTACATAAGGCGGCGTTCTTCTTGAAGGTGGTGATCCCGGTCAGAGAGAATGCTGTGTTTAACATACTGGACCCACTCATCGGGCGGACGGCTCACCAGCGCTTCCCGC
It includes:
- a CDS encoding DUF5117 domain-containing protein — encoded protein: MKPYEGFMDFYWNDATGEIFMKIDKFDEELLYIRSLSAGIGSNDIGLDRAQLGGSHLVVFELIGPKVLMVEQNYAFRAISKDQAEINAVKDAFARSTHWGFKVEAESGKAVLVNATKFFLRDAHNVAGRLKQSRQGSYKIDESRSAFYLPGTENFPKNSEFEVTLTFVGTPEGRYIRDVSPTASAVTVRQHHAFVELPEVGYETRKFDPRAGMNGLTYMDYATPLDERIVKKVISRHRLNRKNPSGRRGEPVEPIVYYIDPGMPEPVRSAAFDGAKWWNQAFDAAGYKDGFVVKLLPEDVSPMDIRYNVVNWVHRATRGWSYGSSVRDPRTGEILKGHVVLGSLRLRQDYLIAEGLMAPYEDGTKVPNDIRELALARLRQLVAHEIGHTLGLPHNYISSTQDRASVMDYPHPMMKIRSNGTLDWSRAYDTDIGEWDKVAVEYAYRDFPKGTNENSELEKVLSNAWNRGLWFITDQDARPQGSAHPQAHLWDNGENAVDQLNHLMKVRGIALSNFGEANIREGAPYSSLEEVLVPLYLHHRYQLEAASKVVGGLEFRYAVRGDGQPVVKIVDPKEQRRALDALMNTVTPKALAIPADVLNLIPPRAFGYPRTRETFNVHTGVAFDALAAAETAAGLTMRMVLHHERAARLVEYHARDSKNPGLDEVINTVLKNTWYANRENGLDGEIQKEVDMVTLHYLMALANHGSASHQVKAVAMMKISELSEWLNSQKRRERDEGLKAHYGYATHLIQQFIDDPSSVTVPEPVDPPAGSPIGMGSDDWCGWSGN
- a CDS encoding PD-(D/E)XK nuclease family protein, whose protein sequence is MASDLKKRYQDKLQRAVAQNDYTNAEKMIKALNVLHKLQAGDTIEWGDEPWETELQNELSDSFVPSPAETLSLSASTVETYLECPLKYRFKQIDKIPESASRPQLTFGNIIHKVLERFHGSGGDLTENQILQILDEEWKSGEFAYMQREEKLKEQAVEMLKRYVKNTKQEPPDVLDTELKFSFDLDGIRIVGMIDRIDNSSNGNKVVDYKTSKRSTPAKNSVQLGIYSLYLQQTKDEKLAGIPETATLYFLRDEEQPEHSHTFTEKELDATREKITDVARGIRAGRFEPCSGYHCDWCDYKNLACPAWES